One Ferrovum sp. PN-J185 genomic region harbors:
- the thiC gene encoding phosphomethylpyrimidine synthase ThiC has translation MNAKPPFLSQNASVDENAVQPLPASRKIYVTGSRPDIRVPMREISQHPTPSLRGDEVNPAITVYDTSGPYTDPTVKIDIRQGLSALREQWIVERNDTELLSGPTSTYGQERLVDPQLASFRFELKREPRRAKSGHNVTQMHYARQGIVTPEMEFIAIRENSRREEMLEQFKEQGKDIHRLLSQQHPGHSFDAAIPPMITPEFVRDEVARGRAIIPANINHTELEPMIIGRNFLVKINANIGNSALGSSIQEEVEKMTWAIRWGGDTVMDLSTGKNIHETREWIIRNSPVPIGTVPIYQALEKVDGKAEELTWEIFRDTLIEQAEQGVDYFTIHAGVRLAYIPLTAQRMTGIVSRGGSILAKWCLAHHKENFLYTHFEDICDIMKAYDVSFSLGDGLRPGSIYDANDRAQIAELETLGELTSVAWRHDVQTMIEGPGHVPMHKIKENMDWQLKLCHEAPFYTLGPLTTDIAPGYDHITSAIGAAMIGWFGTAMLCYVTPKEHLGLPDKNDVKDGIMAYKIAAHAADLAKGHPGAQIRDNALSKARFEFRWEDQFNLGLDPDKAREFHDETLPQEGAKLAHFCSMCGPHFCSMKITQDVRDYAQSVGVSEEQALTQGMAEKAQEFSQTGLDLYKKL, from the coding sequence ATGAATGCAAAACCCCCATTTTTGTCGCAGAATGCCAGCGTTGATGAAAACGCGGTTCAACCCTTACCCGCATCGCGCAAAATATATGTTACCGGTTCTCGCCCTGATATTCGCGTACCGATGCGTGAGATTTCTCAGCACCCCACACCAAGCCTTCGGGGTGACGAAGTAAATCCAGCCATTACTGTTTATGATACCTCTGGTCCCTATACAGACCCGACGGTGAAGATTGATATTCGCCAAGGATTATCAGCTCTTAGAGAACAATGGATCGTGGAGCGCAATGATACAGAACTCCTATCAGGTCCCACCTCAACCTATGGCCAAGAGCGTTTAGTTGACCCACAACTAGCAAGCTTTCGTTTTGAATTGAAACGTGAGCCCCGTCGCGCCAAATCCGGGCATAACGTGACCCAAATGCACTACGCGCGCCAAGGCATCGTGACCCCTGAAATGGAGTTTATTGCCATTCGTGAGAATTCACGCCGTGAGGAAATGCTGGAACAATTTAAGGAACAAGGTAAAGATATACATCGCCTATTATCGCAGCAGCACCCAGGGCACTCCTTTGATGCAGCCATTCCGCCCATGATTACCCCAGAGTTTGTGCGTGATGAAGTGGCAAGAGGACGCGCTATTATCCCCGCCAACATTAACCATACAGAATTAGAACCCATGATTATTGGGCGAAACTTCTTAGTGAAAATCAATGCCAACATTGGTAATTCAGCTTTAGGTTCTAGTATTCAAGAAGAAGTGGAAAAAATGACCTGGGCTATTCGTTGGGGTGGCGATACGGTAATGGATCTATCCACAGGTAAAAATATTCATGAAACCCGTGAATGGATAATTCGTAACTCGCCAGTACCCATTGGTACGGTACCCATTTATCAAGCACTTGAAAAAGTGGATGGTAAAGCAGAAGAGCTCACATGGGAGATTTTTAGAGATACCTTAATTGAACAAGCTGAACAGGGAGTGGATTACTTTACTATTCACGCCGGTGTGCGCTTAGCTTATATTCCCCTGACAGCACAACGCATGACAGGGATTGTTTCCCGTGGCGGCTCAATTCTTGCCAAATGGTGTTTAGCTCACCATAAAGAAAACTTCTTATATACCCATTTTGAAGATATCTGCGACATCATGAAAGCCTATGATGTGAGCTTTTCTTTGGGTGACGGACTGCGCCCAGGCTCAATTTATGATGCCAATGATCGGGCACAAATTGCTGAACTTGAGACCTTGGGAGAGCTCACCTCCGTTGCCTGGCGCCATGACGTGCAAACGATGATTGAAGGACCGGGTCATGTGCCCATGCATAAAATTAAAGAGAACATGGATTGGCAGTTGAAGCTCTGCCATGAAGCGCCTTTTTACACACTAGGCCCGCTTACTACCGACATTGCACCAGGCTATGATCATATTACCTCAGCCATTGGGGCTGCCATGATTGGCTGGTTTGGTACTGCCATGCTGTGTTATGTAACGCCTAAAGAGCATTTGGGGCTACCAGACAAAAATGACGTTAAAGACGGCATTATGGCCTACAAAATTGCCGCCCACGCTGCAGATCTTGCCAAAGGACATCCAGGAGCACAAATCAGAGATAATGCTCTATCTAAAGCACGCTTTGAATTCCGCTGGGAGGATCAATTTAATTTAGGTCTTGATCCTGACAAGGCGCGCGAATTTCATGACGAAACCCTACCCCAAGAGGGAGCGAAACTGGCTCATTTCTGCTCCATGTGTGGACCGCATTTCTGCTCCATGAAAATCACTCAAGATGTACGTGATTACGCACAATCTGTTGGCGTTAGCGAAGAGCAAGCACTTACTCAAGGAATGGCGGAAAAAGCCCAAGAGTTTAGTCAAACAGGTCTTGATTTATACAAAAAACTATAA
- a CDS encoding undecaprenyl-diphosphate phosphatase produces MSELLLVKAAILGTVEGLTEFLPVSSTGHLILAGSLLNFNDEKGKVFEIVIQLAAILAVCWEYRRKIGQVLVGLPQDKSAQRFTFNLLLAFMPAAILGLLFAKKIKATLFAPLPVALAFIIGAVFILWIEARKEKPVIHSVDDMNWQTALKIGFCQSLALIPGTSRSGATIMGALFFGLSREAATEFSFFLAIPTLFAATVYEVVKYHHLFHREDIALFAVGSVFSFIFAFITVRALLRFVSQHRFTSFAYYRIIFGLLILVSAYQGWVDWANG; encoded by the coding sequence GTGAGTGAGTTATTACTTGTCAAAGCGGCGATATTAGGAACAGTTGAAGGCTTAACTGAATTTTTACCTGTCTCATCAACGGGACACTTAATATTAGCAGGAAGCCTGCTTAATTTTAATGATGAAAAAGGCAAAGTCTTTGAAATCGTTATTCAGTTGGCAGCGATTCTTGCCGTGTGCTGGGAGTATCGCCGTAAAATCGGCCAAGTATTAGTAGGTCTGCCCCAGGATAAATCAGCGCAACGTTTTACCTTTAATTTGTTGTTGGCTTTTATGCCAGCTGCAATATTGGGTTTATTATTCGCTAAAAAAATCAAAGCCACTTTGTTTGCACCCTTACCCGTGGCGCTGGCTTTCATCATTGGCGCTGTTTTTATTCTGTGGATTGAAGCCAGAAAAGAAAAGCCTGTGATTCATTCAGTGGATGATATGAATTGGCAAACAGCACTCAAGATTGGTTTTTGTCAGTCACTAGCATTGATTCCAGGAACTTCACGCTCGGGAGCCACCATCATGGGGGCATTGTTTTTTGGTTTGTCTCGAGAAGCTGCCACAGAATTTTCTTTCTTTTTGGCGATCCCAACCTTATTTGCAGCAACCGTGTATGAAGTGGTGAAGTACCATCACTTATTTCATCGTGAGGATATTGCTTTATTTGCTGTAGGCAGTGTGTTTTCTTTTATTTTTGCCTTTATTACGGTGCGGGCATTATTGCGTTTTGTGAGCCAGCACCGTTTTACCTCATTTGCTTACTATCGGATTATATTTGGCCTATTAATTCTTGTTAGTGCCTATCAAGGATGGGTTGATTGGGCTAATGGTTAG
- a CDS encoding rubredoxin translates to MNTEAPFKTYLCLICGYIYDEEQGDPEEGLAPGTRWEDVPVNWVCPECGARKEDFEMIEI, encoded by the coding sequence ATGAATACAGAAGCACCTTTTAAGACCTATTTATGTTTAATTTGTGGCTACATCTACGATGAAGAGCAGGGTGATCCAGAGGAAGGGCTCGCCCCTGGAACACGTTGGGAAGACGTACCAGTTAACTGGGTATGTCCTGAATGTGGCGCTAGAAAAGAAGATTTTGAGATGATTGAAATCTAA
- the thiD gene encoding bifunctional hydroxymethylpyrimidine kinase/phosphomethylpyrimidine kinase — protein MTTPPPAVLVFAATDPSGGAGLQADIMTLSSMGCHPLSVVTAVTIQDTTGVEDIFPLDAEWVADQARCILEDVPVSVFKLGVLGSIENIAAIAEIVSDYPEIPLVLDPVLASGRGDELASEDMIAALKDLIIPQSTIITPNTLEILRLTSDDNQEEDNQDLTLAAEEILATGCEYVLITGTHHHTTQVINTLYGREGVIRADGWERLSGSYHGSGCTLSSAIAAGLAQGLDIAEAVAEAQEYTWQTLKDAFRLGMGQPIPDRLFWAREDRHAGDTH, from the coding sequence ATGACCACTCCACCACCAGCCGTACTTGTTTTTGCAGCCACCGACCCGAGCGGAGGAGCAGGACTACAAGCTGATATCATGACGCTATCGAGTATGGGCTGTCATCCCTTGTCTGTGGTAACGGCAGTCACCATTCAAGATACCACGGGTGTGGAAGATATTTTTCCACTCGATGCAGAATGGGTGGCCGATCAAGCCCGTTGTATTCTAGAGGATGTTCCTGTTTCCGTATTCAAACTAGGCGTATTAGGGAGTATTGAGAATATCGCAGCTATTGCTGAAATCGTCTCAGATTACCCAGAAATTCCATTGGTATTGGATCCTGTATTAGCCAGTGGCCGTGGAGATGAGTTGGCCTCTGAAGACATGATTGCAGCTCTCAAAGATTTAATTATCCCTCAATCTACGATCATCACGCCCAACACACTTGAAATACTGCGACTCACCTCCGATGACAATCAAGAGGAAGACAATCAAGATTTAACGCTGGCTGCCGAAGAGATTCTTGCTACAGGCTGTGAATATGTGTTGATTACGGGTACCCATCACCACACCACACAAGTGATTAATACGCTCTACGGCCGTGAAGGGGTTATTCGTGCTGATGGTTGGGAGCGCTTGTCAGGAAGTTATCATGGCTCAGGCTGTACATTGAGTTCTGCTATTGCAGCAGGACTTGCTCAAGGGTTAGATATTGCCGAGGCAGTGGCTGAGGCACAGGAGTACACCTGGCAAACACTCAAAGATGCTTTTCGCTTAGGGATGGGGCAACCCATTCCTGATCGACTGTTCTGGGCTAGAGAGGATCGACACGCGGGTGACACACATTAA
- the thiE gene encoding thiamine phosphate synthase, whose product MTHIKHATPSGLYAITPESFGFNQLIEWAECLLAHRVQWFQYRRKQLSKQQMLDEAQILNQLITHHDGHLIINDHVDLATEINAHGVHLGASDLTLTELQERFPSHRLMVGASCYNSLELAVEAQHKGADYVAFGSVFASQTKPQAVLAPLHLFSESQTLLTIPTVAIGGINLDNASVILNTGVTAIAVVQALSNLTTLESTVQQFQQLIEARKQHEHA is encoded by the coding sequence GTGACACACATTAAGCACGCCACACCCTCTGGCCTTTATGCCATCACACCAGAGTCCTTTGGCTTCAATCAATTAATTGAATGGGCTGAATGTTTACTGGCACACCGTGTGCAATGGTTTCAGTATCGACGTAAACAACTATCCAAGCAACAGATGCTTGATGAAGCCCAGATTCTTAATCAACTGATTACTCACCATGATGGCCATTTAATCATTAATGACCATGTGGACTTAGCTACTGAAATCAATGCTCATGGTGTTCATTTAGGAGCGAGTGATCTCACTTTGACAGAATTACAAGAGCGCTTCCCCTCTCACAGATTGATGGTGGGCGCCTCATGCTACAACAGTCTTGAGTTAGCTGTTGAGGCTCAACACAAGGGTGCCGATTACGTGGCCTTTGGCAGTGTCTTTGCTTCACAAACTAAGCCCCAGGCCGTATTGGCACCACTTCATTTATTTAGTGAATCTCAAACTCTATTAACTATACCAACGGTTGCGATTGGTGGTATTAATCTTGACAATGCTAGTGTGATATTAAACACAGGAGTAACAGCCATTGCCGTGGTGCAGGCATTGAGCAACTTAACCACCTTAGAGAGCACAGTACAACAATTCCAACAACTTATTGAAGCAAGGAAGCAGCATGAACACGCCTAA
- the hemL gene encoding glutamate-1-semialdehyde 2,1-aminomutase has translation MNTPNEQLFNRAQLVIPGGVNSPVRAFRSVGGTPRFFKKGKGPRFWDAEGREYIDFVCSWGPLLHGHAHPDIVNAVCRVAQDGMSFGAPTELEIDLAERIIGLVPSIEMVRLTSSGTEATMSAIRLARGFTGRTNIIKFDGCYHGHGDALLVKAGSGALTLGQPDSKGIPADLASHTLVLPYNDAHALKECFQRYGEEIAAIIVEPIAGNMNMVLPQREFLQACRELTQEYGAVLIFDEVMTGFRVALGGAQSIYGIQPDLTTLGKVIGGGMPLAAFGGRRDIMEHLAPLGPVYQAGTLSGNPVAVTAGLINLELASEPGLFERLGDMTRAVMDGITEIGTRYGFALSSCSVGGMFGLHFQKECPGNLEQVMKADIALFKRFFHGMLKEGIYMAPSAYEAGFVSSVHGTQELHETLEAAEKVFCELAG, from the coding sequence ATGAACACGCCTAACGAACAACTTTTTAATCGTGCACAACTCGTCATTCCCGGTGGCGTTAACTCTCCTGTTCGCGCTTTTCGTAGCGTAGGAGGAACACCACGTTTTTTTAAAAAAGGAAAAGGGCCGCGCTTTTGGGACGCTGAGGGCCGTGAATATATTGATTTTGTTTGTTCCTGGGGTCCCCTATTACACGGCCATGCCCACCCAGATATTGTTAATGCAGTCTGCCGTGTGGCTCAAGATGGGATGAGTTTTGGCGCACCCACTGAGCTTGAGATAGATCTTGCCGAAAGAATTATTGGTCTTGTCCCCTCCATTGAAATGGTGCGCCTCACCAGTTCAGGAACTGAGGCTACCATGAGTGCCATACGTCTAGCGCGTGGCTTTACCGGACGCACTAACATCATCAAGTTTGATGGTTGTTACCATGGTCACGGTGATGCCTTATTAGTGAAAGCGGGTTCAGGAGCGCTGACCTTAGGGCAACCTGATTCAAAGGGTATTCCTGCTGATCTCGCCTCACATACCTTAGTGTTACCCTACAACGATGCCCATGCTTTAAAAGAATGTTTTCAGCGCTATGGCGAAGAGATCGCTGCAATTATCGTCGAACCCATAGCAGGCAATATGAACATGGTTCTGCCACAACGTGAGTTTTTACAGGCCTGTCGAGAATTAACCCAAGAATACGGGGCAGTATTAATTTTTGATGAAGTGATGACAGGCTTTCGGGTGGCACTAGGTGGCGCTCAATCCATTTATGGTATACAACCTGACCTCACCACCTTAGGCAAGGTAATTGGTGGCGGTATGCCTCTAGCAGCTTTCGGTGGTCGCCGCGATATTATGGAGCATCTGGCACCTCTGGGTCCGGTCTACCAAGCAGGTACTCTCTCTGGTAACCCGGTTGCCGTGACGGCAGGTTTAATTAATTTGGAGTTAGCGAGCGAGCCCGGTCTTTTTGAGCGCTTAGGTGATATGACACGGGCTGTGATGGATGGCATCACGGAAATTGGCACACGCTACGGCTTTGCACTCTCTTCCTGCTCTGTGGGTGGCATGTTTGGTCTACACTTTCAAAAAGAGTGTCCCGGTAACTTGGAACAGGTAATGAAAGCGGATATTGCCTTATTCAAACGCTTTTTCCATGGCATGTTAAAAGAAGGTATATACATGGCACCATCTGCCTATGAAGCAGGCTTTGTCTCCTCTGTGCATGGCACACAAGAACTCCATGAAACACTCGAAGCCGCTGAAAAAGTGTTTTGTGAGTTGGCAGGTTAA
- the yihA gene encoding ribosome biogenesis GTP-binding protein YihA/YsxC: protein MNFQQAKFFITVNEWKGLPQDNIIEVAFAGRSNAGKSSAINCLTQQRKLAFTSKTPGRTQHINYFSLGDECFLVDLPGYGYAEVPLSVKLHWQKLLSDYLTYRESLQALVVLMDIRHPLTNLDRQLLEWFEPTGKPLLILLTKADKLGRGGQTKVLHEVKNELKSLKLPYQVVPFSSHTRQGFDEVTEILHSFFKKDNQIKELDE from the coding sequence GTGAATTTTCAGCAAGCTAAATTTTTTATTACCGTTAACGAGTGGAAAGGCTTACCTCAAGACAACATCATCGAGGTAGCCTTTGCTGGTCGTTCCAACGCCGGGAAATCCAGTGCCATTAATTGTTTAACACAACAACGAAAACTAGCCTTTACCAGTAAAACTCCTGGAAGAACACAGCATATTAACTACTTTTCGCTGGGAGATGAGTGCTTTTTAGTGGATTTACCAGGATATGGTTATGCTGAGGTACCACTTTCAGTTAAATTACATTGGCAAAAGTTGTTATCCGATTATCTAACCTATCGTGAATCCTTACAGGCTTTAGTGGTTTTAATGGATATCCGTCATCCGTTGACTAATCTTGATCGACAATTATTAGAATGGTTTGAGCCTACCGGTAAACCCTTGCTCATTTTATTAACTAAAGCAGATAAATTGGGTCGAGGAGGACAAACCAAAGTCTTACATGAAGTGAAAAATGAATTAAAGTCATTAAAACTACCTTATCAAGTGGTACCTTTTTCTAGTCATACTAGGCAAGGTTTTGATGAGGTGACTGAAATACTTCATTCTTTCTTTAAAAAAGATAATCAAATTAAAGAGTTAGATGAGTAG
- the hemB gene encoding porphobilinogen synthase: MQVLGQFPHRRPRRNRFDSFTRRLVQENTLTNNDLIYPVFVIEGTNKEQAVASMPGIHRQSIDKLCHTAEHCLELGIPALALFPVIESDKKSLGAEEAWNPEGLLPRTVRALKERFPELGLITDVALDPYTSHGQDGIINDNGYVLNEETLHALAKQALVEAQAGADVVAPSDMMDGRVGVIRKELDSANYIHTRIMAYSAKYASSFYGPFRDAVGSAKQLGKGSKETYQMDPANSNEALWEVGLDLEEGADMVMVKPGLPYLDIVHRVKDTFKVPTFAYQVSGEYAMLQGAINAGWLDKKCILESLLCFKRAGADGVLTYFAIEAAQMLKSL; the protein is encoded by the coding sequence ATGCAAGTATTAGGACAATTTCCGCATCGACGCCCACGGCGTAACCGTTTTGATTCTTTTACACGTCGTCTTGTCCAGGAAAATACATTAACAAACAATGACTTAATCTATCCTGTGTTTGTTATAGAAGGAACCAATAAAGAGCAAGCTGTGGCGTCAATGCCAGGCATTCATAGACAAAGTATCGACAAGTTATGTCATACCGCTGAACACTGTTTAGAATTAGGTATCCCAGCACTGGCCTTATTTCCAGTGATCGAGAGCGATAAAAAATCTCTTGGCGCTGAAGAAGCCTGGAACCCAGAGGGCTTGCTCCCAAGAACGGTGAGAGCTCTCAAAGAGCGTTTCCCAGAATTAGGCTTAATTACTGACGTAGCACTTGATCCCTACACAAGCCACGGTCAGGATGGCATTATTAATGACAACGGCTATGTGTTGAATGAAGAAACACTTCACGCCCTTGCCAAACAAGCCTTGGTAGAGGCCCAGGCTGGCGCTGACGTAGTCGCTCCCTCTGACATGATGGATGGTCGGGTAGGCGTTATTCGCAAAGAATTAGATAGTGCCAACTATATTCATACCAGAATTATGGCCTATTCCGCCAAATACGCTTCCAGCTTTTACGGTCCATTTAGAGATGCGGTAGGCTCAGCTAAGCAATTGGGTAAAGGGAGTAAAGAAACCTATCAAATGGATCCTGCCAATAGCAATGAAGCCCTATGGGAAGTGGGACTTGATTTAGAGGAAGGGGCAGATATGGTCATGGTAAAACCAGGGCTACCTTATCTTGATATCGTTCATCGTGTCAAAGATACCTTTAAAGTCCCTACTTTTGCCTATCAAGTAAGTGGTGAGTACGCCATGTTACAAGGGGCAATCAACGCGGGATGGCTAGATAAAAAATGCATCCTAGAGTCACTTCTGTGCTTTAAACGAGCAGGAGCAGATGGAGTGCTGACCTATTTTGCTATTGAAGCAGCGCAGATGCTAAAATCATTGTAA
- a CDS encoding type II toxin-antitoxin system RelE family toxin: MTYKLDFYEQALKEWRKLDQSIQVQLKQKLAERLESPRVPASKLRDSKDHYNIKLRGSGYRLVYEVQDHIVTVLVVAVGKRDKNDVYSKAGQRFLF; this comes from the coding sequence ATGACTTATAAATTAGACTTTTATGAACAAGCGTTAAAGGAATGGAGAAAGCTTGATCAATCTATTCAAGTTCAATTAAAACAGAAACTTGCAGAACGCCTTGAGTCACCAAGAGTGCCAGCATCTAAACTTAGAGACAGTAAAGATCATTATAATATCAAGCTAAGAGGCTCTGGTTATCGACTTGTTTACGAAGTTCAGGATCACATTGTTACCGTACTGGTGGTTGCAGTTGGCAAGCGTGACAAAAATGACGTTTATTCGAAGGCTGGCCAACGTTTTCTTTTTTGA
- a CDS encoding type II toxin-antitoxin system Phd/YefM family antitoxin: MAHTILSTISASVTELKKNPMDTVAAGEGFPVAILNRNEPVFYCIPAKAYEELMEHLEDLELNAIANARRGQKTIRVNMDDL; encoded by the coding sequence ATGGCACACACCATTTTGTCTACTATTTCTGCTAGTGTTACCGAGCTTAAGAAAAACCCAATGGATACAGTTGCTGCTGGTGAAGGGTTTCCTGTAGCTATCTTAAATCGTAATGAGCCCGTCTTTTACTGTATTCCTGCCAAGGCTTATGAAGAGTTAATGGAACATCTTGAAGACCTCGAGCTGAATGCAATTGCTAACGCTCGCCGTGGTCAAAAAACAATACGAGTCAATATGGATGACTTATAA
- a CDS encoding penicillin-binding protein 1A, protein MIFKRLLLPFGVLVALGLTGAALVVLAMALIYPSLPSLEAMTDYRPKVPLRVFTADNQLIGEFGEEKRVVMKLRTVPLRMRQAILAAEDDRFYQHGAVDYQGVLRAFMADIFSGSAKEGASTITMQVARNFFLSNERTLTRKVSEILLAYKIESNLSKDQILELYINQIYLGQRAYGFGAAAFTYYGKPLDQLTVAEMAMLAGLPKAPSRYNPMINPKRAALRQQYVLRRMRELNYINVAEYNYALEHPGHVADSHSIYSVKADYVAEMVRQYMVKAYGERVYGLGYKVITTLYKSNQNAAYAAVRRGVMAYDHRHGYRGPEDSVDLPDHAVTDADLEDALSDYDISNALYPAVVVDASAQEVRAYVKTAGVMILRGEQLKFVQAALGDKAKPNIRIKRGSIIRLEQEDNGTWVISQYPKVEAALVSLDSHTGAIRALIGGFDFDNSKYNHALQAYRQPGSSFKPFIYSAALEKGYMPATLMDDLPISINDPNLNGGQPWQPHNYENEYLGPMPLRLALAKSKNMVAIRLLQAITPSYAHQYITRFGFDPDRHPPYLSMALGSGLATPIQMATAYAVFANGGFRVKPFYIDHIVDAQGKIISQTIPQVAGEGAEQVIDERNAFIMRSMLKEVIRQGTAVKAQVLGRSDIAGKTGTTNDLVDAWFTGFQPSLVAVAWVGFDKPVTLGSGETGAHAALPIWIDYMAVALNHIPEAEENIPPGVAYVPINPSTGKPDPAGTVKDYVYTDNR, encoded by the coding sequence ATGATCTTCAAAAGATTGCTCTTGCCATTTGGCGTTCTTGTGGCATTAGGGCTCACCGGCGCTGCTCTTGTGGTACTTGCTATGGCTTTAATTTATCCAAGCCTGCCATCCCTTGAGGCCATGACTGATTATCGACCTAAGGTTCCCTTACGCGTATTTACTGCAGACAATCAATTAATTGGTGAATTTGGTGAAGAAAAGCGCGTCGTCATGAAATTGCGTACGGTTCCTTTAAGAATGCGCCAAGCTATTTTAGCTGCAGAAGATGATCGTTTTTATCAACATGGAGCGGTAGATTATCAAGGTGTGTTAAGAGCTTTTATGGCTGATATTTTCTCTGGCAGTGCCAAAGAAGGAGCCAGTACCATTACCATGCAAGTGGCTAGAAATTTCTTTTTAAGTAATGAGCGTACGCTCACCCGTAAAGTATCTGAAATTCTATTGGCCTACAAAATTGAAAGTAATTTATCTAAAGATCAAATTTTAGAGCTCTATATTAATCAAATTTATTTAGGCCAACGTGCCTATGGCTTTGGGGCAGCAGCTTTTACTTATTATGGGAAGCCTCTTGATCAGTTGACCGTTGCTGAGATGGCCATGCTGGCAGGACTACCTAAGGCGCCATCCCGTTATAACCCGATGATTAACCCAAAACGCGCCGCCTTAAGGCAACAATATGTATTAAGACGTATGCGCGAATTAAATTATATTAATGTGGCTGAATACAATTATGCACTGGAGCATCCTGGGCATGTGGCTGACAGTCATTCCATTTATTCTGTTAAAGCAGATTATGTGGCTGAGATGGTTCGTCAATATATGGTGAAAGCCTATGGTGAGAGAGTATATGGTCTTGGTTATAAAGTCATTACTACACTCTATAAATCTAACCAAAATGCAGCGTATGCTGCTGTACGTCGTGGGGTAATGGCTTATGATCATCGCCATGGCTACCGTGGACCCGAAGACAGTGTTGACCTTCCTGATCATGCTGTCACGGATGCCGATCTTGAGGATGCACTCTCTGATTATGATATTAGTAATGCCTTGTATCCGGCGGTGGTAGTCGATGCGTCAGCACAAGAGGTGCGAGCCTACGTGAAAACTGCCGGTGTCATGATATTGCGCGGTGAACAACTTAAATTTGTCCAAGCAGCATTAGGTGATAAAGCCAAACCAAATATTCGCATTAAACGTGGTTCAATTATTCGCCTTGAGCAAGAGGATAACGGCACGTGGGTTATTTCGCAGTATCCTAAAGTAGAGGCGGCATTGGTATCGTTGGATAGTCATACCGGAGCTATTCGTGCCTTAATAGGTGGTTTTGATTTTGATAACAGTAAATACAATCATGCCCTACAAGCCTATCGCCAACCTGGGTCAAGTTTTAAGCCTTTTATTTATTCAGCGGCTTTAGAAAAAGGCTACATGCCGGCAACCCTCATGGATGATTTACCAATATCTATTAATGATCCGAATTTAAATGGTGGGCAACCATGGCAGCCACATAATTATGAGAATGAGTATCTGGGACCCATGCCATTACGTTTAGCCTTAGCTAAATCAAAAAATATGGTGGCCATTCGATTATTACAGGCAATTACACCGAGTTATGCTCATCAGTATATTACCCGCTTTGGTTTTGATCCTGATCGTCACCCCCCTTATTTAAGTATGGCTTTGGGTTCAGGGCTTGCTACTCCCATACAAATGGCAACGGCTTACGCTGTATTTGCTAACGGTGGTTTTAGAGTAAAACCATTTTATATCGATCATATTGTGGATGCTCAAGGCAAAATCATCAGTCAGACCATCCCACAGGTGGCAGGGGAGGGGGCAGAACAGGTGATTGATGAACGCAATGCCTTTATCATGAGAAGTATGTTGAAAGAGGTGATCCGTCAAGGTACGGCAGTGAAAGCGCAAGTATTAGGACGCTCTGACATTGCTGGTAAAACAGGGACCACCAATGATCTAGTGGATGCATGGTTCACTGGTTTTCAGCCATCTCTGGTGGCGGTGGCATGGGTGGGTTTTGATAAACCAGTAACCTTAGGTTCAGGAGAGACTGGGGCGCATGCAGCACTACCTATTTGGATCGACTACATGGCCGTTGCACTCAATCATATTCCTGAAGCAGAAGAGAATATTCCTCCAGGAGTCGCCTATGTGCCGATTAATCCTAGTACAGGTAAACCAGATCCAGCGGGTACCGTAAAGGATTATGTTTACACAGATAACAGGTAA